A single Natrinema sp. HArc-T2 DNA region contains:
- a CDS encoding protein translocase SEC61 complex subunit gamma, producing MDVPYDLTSYVRVLKMATTPTSEEFLQVSKIAGAGILLVGLVGFLIGAVMVLLTSGGGI from the coding sequence ATGGACGTTCCGTACGACCTCACCTCGTACGTTCGGGTGTTGAAAATGGCGACGACACCCACTAGCGAGGAGTTCCTTCAGGTATCGAAAATCGCCGGTGCAGGGATCTTGCTGGTCGGTCTCGTCGGATTCCTCATCGGTGCAGTCATGGTGCTGCTGACCAGCGGTGGTGGCATCTAA
- a CDS encoding transcription elongation factor Spt5: MGIFAVKTTASQERTVADMIINREEPEIHAALAPDSLTSYVMVEADGDAVLNRVLEDIPHARSIVPGESDISEVEHFLSPKPDVEGIAEGDIVELIAGPFKGEKAQVQRIDEGKDQVTVELYEATVPIPVTVRGDQIRVLDSDER, encoded by the coding sequence ATGGGCATCTTCGCTGTCAAAACGACGGCGAGCCAAGAGCGCACCGTCGCGGACATGATCATCAACCGCGAGGAACCAGAGATTCACGCCGCGCTCGCGCCTGACTCACTGACTTCCTACGTGATGGTCGAAGCCGACGGCGACGCCGTTCTCAATCGCGTCCTCGAGGACATCCCCCACGCCCGGAGTATCGTTCCCGGCGAGTCGGACATCTCCGAGGTCGAACACTTCCTCTCGCCCAAGCCGGACGTCGAGGGGATCGCCGAGGGCGACATCGTCGAGCTCATCGCCGGACCGTTCAAAGGCGAGAAGGCACAGGTCCAGCGCATCGACGAGGGCAAAGATCAGGTGACGGTCGAACTGTACGAGGCGACGGTTCCGATTCCGGTGACGGTTCGGGGCGACCAGATTCGCGTCCTCGATTCCGACGAGCGATAG
- a CDS encoding PHP-associated domain-containing protein, which yields MTFRVDCHVKVLNDRVVERAKQAGLDALVYAPHFTRLPEIRERAATYSDDELLVVPAREVFTGTWRNRKHVLAVGLEEPVPDFIPLETAMAEFERQNATVLVPHPTFANVSLEQSDFEAYAETVDALEIFNPKHFPMHNRRARTLGEAFSLPPITASYAHLPRTVGVAHTAFETAIESEADLVTALQDGVARRVVYENGLNRWATTAMELGHLVYENTWEKIDRLFLSGTEPTHPEHIAYGGRFDDVVVY from the coding sequence GTGACGTTCCGAGTAGACTGTCACGTGAAGGTGCTCAACGATCGCGTGGTCGAGCGAGCCAAACAGGCTGGCCTCGACGCACTCGTCTATGCACCCCACTTCACCCGCCTTCCGGAGATTCGCGAGCGCGCCGCGACTTACTCCGACGATGAGCTGCTGGTCGTCCCCGCCCGCGAGGTGTTTACCGGTACCTGGCGAAACCGCAAGCACGTCCTCGCAGTCGGTCTCGAGGAGCCCGTCCCCGATTTCATCCCTCTCGAGACGGCGATGGCCGAATTCGAGCGCCAGAACGCGACGGTGCTCGTCCCGCATCCGACCTTTGCAAACGTCAGCCTCGAGCAGTCCGATTTCGAAGCGTATGCGGAGACGGTCGACGCCCTCGAGATCTTCAACCCGAAACACTTCCCGATGCACAACCGCCGCGCACGCACTCTCGGGGAGGCGTTTTCGCTCCCGCCGATCACCGCTTCGTATGCACACCTCCCGCGAACGGTCGGCGTCGCCCACACCGCCTTCGAGACGGCGATCGAGAGCGAAGCCGACCTCGTGACAGCGCTACAGGACGGCGTCGCGCGTCGCGTCGTCTACGAAAACGGCCTCAACCGGTGGGCGACGACGGCGATGGAACTCGGCCACCTCGTCTACGAGAACACCTGGGAGAAGATCGATCGGCTGTTTCTGTCGGGCACCGAACCGACCCATCCCGAGCACATCGCCTACGGCGGGCGGTTCGACGACGTAGTCGTCTACTGA
- a CDS encoding Mut7-C RNAse domain-containing protein, translated as MRSLVDVMCGGIVSYLRMCNHDTVYAGDRGLEADDDLLVVARDEDRTLVTRDVTLANRADDSICLESRDVEDQLAELAAAGVDLSLADEPAFCGRCNGPLERVDATASMPEYVPDSVESEIWVCRDCGQYFWRGSHWDRVAETLARIQ; from the coding sequence ATGCGCTCGCTCGTCGACGTCATGTGCGGTGGGATCGTCTCCTACCTTCGGATGTGCAACCACGACACCGTCTACGCCGGCGATCGAGGGCTCGAGGCCGACGACGACCTCCTCGTCGTCGCCCGAGACGAAGACCGAACACTCGTCACACGGGACGTGACGCTCGCGAACCGGGCCGACGACTCGATCTGCCTCGAGTCTCGTGACGTGGAGGACCAACTGGCGGAACTAGCTGCGGCGGGTGTCGATCTCTCACTGGCCGACGAGCCCGCGTTCTGTGGCCGGTGTAACGGCCCGCTCGAGCGGGTCGACGCGACGGCGTCGATGCCCGAGTACGTCCCCGATTCGGTCGAGAGCGAAATCTGGGTCTGTCGCGACTGTGGCCAGTACTTCTGGCGCGGGAGTCACTGGGACCGCGTCGCAGAGACGCTCGCGAGGATTCAGTAG
- the polX gene encoding DNA polymerase/3'-5' exonuclease PolX, protein MTTNAELAARFEEFADLLEADGVEYKPRAYRRAAENVRAHPSPIADRVDAGDHEAVENIEGVGDAISSKIIEYVETGSIEELEELRTELPVDMADITRIEGVGPKTTGKLYRELGVETLDDLETAAEAGEVQEVKGFGPKTEQNILDNLEFARTVGQRQLLGEARPLADDVLAFLESIDEVERCEVAGSIRRWRPTIGDVDALVATEDGEDVVEQFVAWESVDDEIESGPEKASVRVGEIRVDLRVVVPEEFGSALQYFTGSKDHNVSLRNYAIDRGMKLNEYGAFDVSEIDDPDSGQRAGERVAGETEESMYDALGLPWMPPELRENRGEITAAENGELPELVTREDIRGDFHTHTEWSDGNTTIEAMVEAAAKRDYDYFGIADHAEGPGIVGGMGLSDADILEQVEAIRAVGDDAEIEVFAGIEANVDANGEIGLSDEVIDALDVIVASTHSALDQDAETATERLVHAVENPAIDILGHPSGRLLNQRSGLEFDVRAVGRAAAEHGTALEVNSDPRRLDLWGSAVQAALEEGATIAIDTDSHQPATLEYMRWGVHTARRGWAEPADVINTWELAALREFLH, encoded by the coding sequence ATGACGACCAACGCCGAACTCGCCGCCCGCTTCGAGGAGTTCGCCGACTTGCTCGAGGCCGACGGCGTCGAATACAAACCCCGCGCGTACCGCCGGGCGGCGGAAAACGTCCGTGCCCATCCATCGCCGATCGCCGACCGCGTCGACGCTGGCGACCACGAGGCAGTCGAAAACATCGAGGGCGTCGGTGACGCCATCTCCTCGAAGATTATCGAGTACGTCGAGACCGGCTCGATCGAGGAACTCGAGGAACTCCGCACCGAGTTGCCGGTCGACATGGCCGACATCACCCGTATCGAGGGCGTCGGCCCCAAGACGACCGGCAAGCTCTACCGTGAACTCGGTGTCGAGACACTAGACGACCTCGAGACAGCCGCCGAGGCCGGCGAGGTTCAGGAGGTCAAGGGCTTCGGCCCGAAAACCGAACAGAACATCCTCGACAACCTCGAGTTCGCCCGCACCGTCGGCCAGCGCCAGTTGCTCGGCGAGGCGCGACCGCTCGCCGACGACGTGCTCGCCTTTCTTGAGTCGATCGACGAAGTCGAGCGGTGTGAGGTAGCCGGCTCGATCCGCCGATGGCGTCCAACGATCGGGGACGTCGACGCTCTCGTGGCGACGGAAGACGGCGAGGACGTGGTCGAGCAGTTCGTCGCGTGGGAGTCGGTCGACGACGAGATCGAGTCCGGTCCCGAGAAGGCAAGCGTCCGCGTCGGCGAGATTCGGGTCGATCTTCGCGTCGTCGTCCCCGAGGAATTCGGCTCTGCACTGCAGTATTTCACGGGCAGCAAGGACCACAACGTCAGCCTGCGCAACTACGCGATCGACCGCGGGATGAAGCTGAACGAGTACGGCGCGTTCGACGTGAGCGAGATAGATGATCCCGACAGCGGACAGCGCGCCGGCGAACGCGTCGCGGGCGAGACTGAAGAAAGCATGTACGACGCGCTCGGATTACCCTGGATGCCGCCGGAGCTTCGTGAGAACCGCGGCGAGATCACTGCCGCCGAAAATGGCGAGCTACCGGAACTCGTCACCCGTGAGGACATTCGCGGCGACTTCCACACCCACACCGAGTGGTCCGACGGCAACACGACGATCGAGGCGATGGTCGAAGCCGCCGCCAAACGGGACTACGATTACTTCGGGATCGCCGACCACGCCGAGGGCCCCGGCATCGTCGGCGGGATGGGCCTCTCCGACGCCGACATTCTCGAGCAAGTCGAGGCAATCCGCGCAGTCGGCGACGACGCCGAGATCGAGGTCTTCGCAGGGATCGAAGCGAACGTCGACGCCAACGGCGAAATCGGCCTCTCCGACGAGGTGATCGACGCGCTGGACGTGATCGTAGCCTCGACACACAGCGCGCTCGATCAAGACGCAGAGACCGCCACGGAGCGGCTCGTCCACGCCGTCGAGAATCCGGCGATCGATATTTTGGGCCATCCCAGCGGTCGCCTGCTTAATCAACGCTCGGGGCTCGAGTTCGACGTCAGGGCGGTCGGACGGGCCGCCGCAGAGCACGGCACCGCTCTCGAAGTCAACAGCGACCCACGCCGGCTGGATCTCTGGGGCAGTGCCGTTCAGGCCGCCCTCGAAGAAGGGGCGACGATTGCGATCGACACCGACTCCCACCAGCCCGCGACCCTCGAGTATATGCGCTGGGGTGTCCACACCGCGCGCCGCGGCTGGGCCGAACCGGCCGACGTGATCAACACCTGGGAACTCGCAGCATTGCGCGAGTTTCTCCACTGA
- a CDS encoding DUF5788 family protein codes for MQEYERKQLLERVEREGATVGADIPETITVQGEEIDLRTFVFEIKRRETVPSGERERVEQAKKNLRRERLERLEQIEEGAISREEGEELAQSIIGIDRALNALESLGPTDLEREQKVQQAQDRKRWMSFLKKALGQDDDASARRGR; via the coding sequence GTGCAAGAGTACGAGCGCAAGCAACTGCTCGAGCGCGTCGAGCGCGAGGGTGCGACCGTCGGCGCGGACATCCCGGAGACGATCACGGTCCAGGGGGAAGAAATCGACCTCCGGACGTTCGTCTTCGAGATCAAGCGCCGCGAGACGGTTCCCTCGGGTGAGCGCGAGCGCGTCGAGCAGGCCAAAAAGAACCTGCGCCGCGAGCGCCTCGAGCGCTTAGAGCAGATCGAGGAGGGCGCGATCAGCCGCGAGGAGGGCGAGGAACTCGCTCAGAGCATTATCGGCATCGATCGGGCGCTCAACGCCCTCGAGAGTCTGGGGCCGACGGATCTCGAGCGCGAACAGAAAGTCCAGCAAGCCCAGGACCGCAAGCGCTGGATGTCGTTCTTGAAGAAGGCACTCGGCCAGGACGACGACGCCAGCGCACGGAGGGGTCGATGA
- a CDS encoding rhomboid family intramembrane serine protease encodes MAKCDVCGKDENMPYNCRHCGGTYCADHRLPENHNCTGLENWNDPQGVFDSGFDDSASGSGSTSRASSITDKIPLNTGTGGPLAYFRGNATYTFLALMWITFLAQLVVGAFGNSELYRSLFLLTSWNVEYVWTWVTSIFAHSTSNFMHIVGNSIVLFFFGPLVERYIGSRDFAILFIVSGVLAGLGQVVISLAQGYPTAVLGASGAALAIMGVLTVLNPGLKVYLYFIIPVPIWLLTAGYALLSITFLSGVAGGGGGIAHGAHLIGLIIGLAYGQYVKRNRNLRAPSRLEFGGGGPGGPGGPGRGRF; translated from the coding sequence ATGGCCAAGTGCGACGTGTGTGGGAAAGACGAAAACATGCCGTACAACTGTCGGCACTGTGGTGGCACCTACTGTGCCGACCATCGGCTCCCCGAGAACCACAACTGTACGGGGCTCGAAAACTGGAACGACCCACAGGGGGTCTTCGACAGCGGTTTCGACGACAGTGCCAGTGGGAGTGGGAGCACGTCACGCGCCTCGAGTATCACCGACAAGATTCCACTCAATACCGGCACGGGTGGACCGCTAGCGTACTTCCGCGGGAACGCGACCTACACGTTCCTCGCGTTGATGTGGATCACGTTCCTCGCACAGTTGGTCGTGGGTGCGTTTGGAAATTCAGAGCTCTACCGGTCACTGTTCCTGCTCACGTCGTGGAACGTCGAGTACGTCTGGACGTGGGTGACATCGATCTTCGCCCACAGCACGAGTAACTTCATGCACATCGTCGGGAACAGCATCGTGCTGTTCTTCTTCGGGCCGCTCGTCGAACGCTACATCGGCTCGCGGGACTTCGCGATCCTGTTCATCGTCAGCGGCGTTCTCGCCGGACTCGGACAGGTCGTTATTTCGCTCGCCCAGGGGTACCCAACTGCCGTTCTGGGAGCAAGCGGCGCGGCACTCGCCATCATGGGCGTGCTGACGGTCTTAAACCCCGGACTCAAGGTGTACCTCTACTTCATCATCCCAGTCCCGATCTGGCTGCTTACGGCGGGCTATGCGCTCCTCAGCATCACCTTCCTCTCTGGCGTGGCAGGCGGTGGCGGTGGGATCGCACACGGAGCCCACCTCATCGGCCTCATCATTGGCCTCGCTTACGGGCAGTACGTCAAGCGAAATCGCAACCTCCGCGCGCCGAGTCGCCTCGAGTTCGGCGGTGGCGGCCCCGGCGGTCCAGGTGGCCCCGGACGCGGGCGGTTCTGA
- a CDS encoding endonuclease V, with the protein MSQPRPDLTPDPALSRAEMEDLQREIASVAVFEDDFAFDPSALSNPLAATASGSEPPIVVGVDQSFLTNAAGEQDRALSAVVATRGGEVIERVHAVTSLEIPYIPGLLSFREGGPILAALEELAVDPDLLLFDGSGRIHFRQAGIATHMGVVRDVPSIGVAKSLLCGRPREDTDGLPAGSRVAIESNDRVDAPDGTLIGYAVQTRQYDTPNRHINPLYVSSGHRVGPETAADIVLELATSYKLPEPIRLADKYADEAKQNFNESA; encoded by the coding sequence ATGAGTCAGCCCCGGCCAGATCTCACACCGGATCCGGCGCTCTCGCGCGCTGAGATGGAGGATCTCCAGCGTGAAATCGCTTCGGTCGCCGTCTTCGAGGACGACTTCGCGTTCGACCCCAGCGCGCTCTCGAATCCCCTCGCCGCGACCGCCAGCGGGAGCGAGCCACCGATCGTCGTCGGCGTCGACCAGTCGTTTCTCACGAACGCAGCCGGCGAACAGGATCGTGCCTTGAGCGCCGTCGTCGCCACCCGCGGCGGTGAGGTCATCGAGCGCGTCCACGCCGTTACCAGCCTCGAGATACCCTACATTCCCGGCCTCCTTTCCTTTCGCGAAGGCGGGCCGATCCTCGCGGCGCTCGAGGAACTCGCCGTCGACCCCGATCTCCTCCTCTTCGACGGCAGCGGTCGCATCCACTTCCGGCAGGCCGGCATCGCGACCCACATGGGCGTGGTCCGAGACGTACCAAGCATTGGGGTCGCGAAGAGTCTCCTCTGTGGCCGCCCACGCGAGGACACCGACGGCCTCCCGGCAGGCTCGCGGGTCGCCATCGAATCGAACGACCGCGTCGACGCCCCCGATGGCACCCTCATCGGCTACGCCGTCCAGACCCGTCAGTACGACACCCCGAACCGCCACATCAACCCGCTCTATGTCAGCTCCGGCCACCGCGTCGGCCCCGAAACGGCGGCCGACATCGTTCTCGAGCTAGCCACGTCGTACAAACTCCCCGAGCCGATTCGACTCGCGGACAAATACGCCGACGAAGCCAAGCAGAACTTCAATGAGTCGGCCTGA
- a CDS encoding SDR family oxidoreductase, producing the protein MATAEDVEGTADDEPDGTVVEDDREHATGETDRYTRKKSVLITGCSSGIGRATARAFLAKDWQVFATARDVDDIEELAEAGCETLALDVTDPEQVATVVEETVDIAGSIDCVVNNAGYAQMGPLEDVATVDLHRQFDVNVYGPHRLTRAALPHMRAQGEGRIINVSSVIGRISLPGAGAYAGSKHALEAMSDALRGEAEEFGIDVVVVEPGPVETNFSDRVDDELPEDKRTPAYESLYDLYDEAQLIGGGSGGPFAADPDDIAEAILEAATSPDPPARYPVGPLAQYGSYARYLPDRLRDAVYGLLRKLA; encoded by the coding sequence ATGGCTACCGCTGAGGACGTCGAGGGGACAGCCGATGACGAGCCGGATGGCACCGTCGTCGAGGACGACCGCGAGCACGCGACGGGCGAGACCGACCGCTACACGCGCAAGAAATCGGTGCTAATCACTGGCTGCTCGTCCGGCATCGGCCGCGCGACCGCTCGAGCCTTCCTCGCCAAAGACTGGCAGGTCTTCGCGACGGCACGGGACGTCGACGACATCGAGGAACTCGCGGAGGCAGGCTGTGAGACCCTCGCACTGGACGTCACCGACCCCGAGCAGGTCGCGACGGTCGTCGAGGAGACCGTCGACATCGCCGGATCGATCGACTGTGTCGTCAACAATGCCGGCTACGCCCAGATGGGGCCACTCGAGGACGTCGCCACGGTCGACCTCCACCGGCAGTTCGACGTCAACGTCTACGGCCCCCACCGGCTCACGCGGGCCGCCCTGCCACACATGCGCGCGCAGGGCGAGGGCCGGATCATCAACGTCTCGAGTGTCATCGGTCGGATCTCGCTGCCCGGTGCGGGTGCCTACGCCGGCTCGAAACACGCCCTCGAGGCGATGAGCGACGCCTTACGCGGTGAAGCCGAGGAGTTCGGGATCGACGTCGTCGTGGTCGAACCCGGTCCGGTCGAGACGAACTTCTCGGACCGTGTCGACGACGAACTGCCGGAAGACAAGCGAACGCCGGCCTACGAATCGTTGTACGACCTCTACGACGAGGCACAACTGATCGGTGGCGGCAGCGGCGGCCCCTTCGCCGCCGATCCCGATGACATCGCCGAGGCGATCCTCGAGGCCGCGACCAGCCCCGATCCGCCGGCCCGGTACCCGGTCGGTCCGCTCGCCCAGTACGGCAGCTACGCACGCTATCTCCCGGATCGGCTGCGAGATGCGGTCTACGGTCTCCTGCGAAAACTCGCGTAG
- a CDS encoding ArsR family transcriptional regulator: MLPIDDTETLLSAGDVIDVIDAIGDRDRLEVAYTVYDYPAEGVTVPELAAELSVTESEIDAQIDALADGGVVAERMACLVDCSIDGPQYELTQFGRLLFEDGVLSLFDAASAVSEL, from the coding sequence ATGCTACCGATCGACGACACCGAGACGCTCCTCTCGGCCGGCGACGTGATCGATGTCATCGACGCGATCGGGGATCGCGATCGACTCGAGGTCGCGTATACGGTGTACGACTATCCCGCTGAGGGCGTCACCGTTCCCGAACTCGCAGCCGAACTCAGTGTGACGGAGTCCGAAATCGACGCCCAAATCGACGCACTCGCCGACGGCGGCGTCGTCGCCGAACGGATGGCGTGTCTGGTGGATTGCTCGATCGACGGTCCCCAGTACGAACTGACGCAGTTCGGTCGCCTGCTCTTCGAAGACGGCGTGCTGTCGCTGTTCGATGCCGCGTCGGCGGTCAGCGAGTTGTAG
- a CDS encoding DUF192 domain-containing protein has product MRLVHESSDNGQSLHGPDRTVLATTVELADSLVSQTRGLMFRRSVSDDYALVFRFNSVRTRDLHMLFVFVPIDAVWVVDGVVQRVERLRPWLGFARDRADLIVELPAGAAADVEPGDRLVLEDER; this is encoded by the coding sequence GTGCGTCTCGTCCACGAATCGAGCGACAACGGCCAGTCTCTCCATGGTCCCGACCGCACCGTTTTGGCGACGACGGTCGAGTTGGCGGACTCACTCGTCAGCCAGACTCGCGGGTTGATGTTTCGCCGCTCGGTCTCCGACGACTACGCGCTCGTCTTCCGGTTTAACTCGGTCAGAACCCGCGACCTCCACATGCTGTTCGTTTTCGTCCCGATCGACGCCGTCTGGGTCGTCGACGGCGTCGTCCAGCGTGTCGAGCGACTGCGACCGTGGCTCGGGTTCGCCCGCGATCGGGCCGACCTGATCGTCGAACTGCCGGCTGGTGCCGCAGCCGATGTCGAACCCGGCGATCGGCTGGTCCTCGAGGACGAGCGCTAA
- a CDS encoding (R)-citramalate synthase, translating into MPVSHSPEQTIASDRTVRLLDTTLRDGEQAPGVSLSPDEKVEIARALERAGVSTIEAGSACTGAGERQAISRVTDLDLDARITSFCRGLKGDIDLALECDVDGVHIVVPASDRHVEDKVGTSHEDNLEKTAELVAYAKDNDLWVEVIGEDGSRADLDYLEDLAEASLEAGADRFCFADTVGHTGPEHTYEAVARLAELGPVSAHTHDDLGLGVANALAAISAGADLVHCTVNGLGERAGNVALEEVAIALAHVYDVETADLEELYDLAQVVSRATGVQLPPNKAVIGENAFTHESGIHTDGTLKDDKMYEPYPPETVGRERRLALGKHTGRAGVKATLEEHDVDADDDEIAEIATRVTELGDRGRRVTDADLLAIAEDVTGEDRDRVVDLLDLTATSGGAVPTASIRLDVDGEERVASGTGSGPVDAAVSAVREALGSMADAELESYHVDAVTGGTDAVVTVEVTMVRNDRSVTVARSEADITRASVTAMVDALDRLLAADQQPLAPADD; encoded by the coding sequence TTGCCTGTAAGTCATTCACCCGAACAGACGATCGCATCGGACCGCACAGTGCGCCTTCTCGACACGACGCTTCGCGACGGCGAGCAAGCGCCGGGCGTCTCGCTGTCGCCGGACGAAAAAGTCGAAATCGCTCGAGCCCTCGAGCGAGCCGGCGTCTCGACCATCGAGGCCGGCAGCGCCTGTACCGGTGCGGGTGAACGACAGGCCATCTCGCGGGTGACCGACCTCGATCTCGACGCCCGGATCACCAGCTTCTGTCGCGGGCTCAAAGGCGATATCGACCTCGCGCTCGAGTGTGACGTCGACGGCGTTCACATCGTTGTTCCCGCAAGCGACCGCCACGTCGAGGACAAGGTCGGCACCTCCCACGAGGACAACCTCGAGAAAACCGCCGAACTCGTCGCCTACGCGAAAGACAACGATCTCTGGGTCGAAGTCATCGGCGAGGACGGCTCGCGGGCTGACCTCGACTACCTCGAGGACCTCGCAGAAGCGTCCCTCGAGGCGGGCGCGGATCGCTTCTGCTTTGCCGACACCGTCGGCCACACCGGACCGGAACACACCTATGAAGCCGTTGCTCGGCTTGCCGAACTGGGGCCGGTCAGTGCCCACACCCACGACGACCTCGGACTGGGCGTCGCCAACGCGCTTGCGGCCATCTCGGCGGGTGCCGATCTCGTCCACTGTACGGTCAACGGCCTCGGCGAACGCGCCGGCAACGTCGCCCTCGAGGAGGTCGCGATCGCCTTAGCGCACGTCTACGACGTCGAGACCGCCGACCTCGAGGAGCTGTACGACCTCGCACAGGTCGTCTCGCGGGCGACCGGCGTCCAGCTGCCGCCGAACAAGGCCGTCATCGGCGAGAACGCCTTCACCCACGAGAGCGGCATCCACACCGACGGCACGCTCAAAGACGACAAGATGTACGAGCCCTACCCGCCCGAGACCGTCGGGCGCGAACGCCGGCTTGCACTGGGCAAACACACTGGTCGTGCGGGCGTCAAAGCCACGCTCGAGGAACACGATGTCGACGCCGACGACGACGAGATCGCCGAAATCGCCACGCGCGTCACCGAACTCGGCGACCGCGGTCGCCGCGTGACCGACGCCGATCTGCTGGCGATCGCAGAAGACGTCACCGGCGAGGATCGCGATCGCGTCGTCGACCTCCTCGATCTCACCGCCACCAGCGGCGGGGCCGTCCCGACAGCCAGCATCCGACTCGACGTCGACGGCGAGGAACGCGTCGCCAGCGGGACCGGTTCCGGGCCCGTCGATGCTGCCGTCTCGGCGGTCCGCGAGGCGCTTGGCTCGATGGCCGACGCCGAACTCGAGTCCTATCACGTCGACGCGGTCACCGGCGGTACCGACGCCGTCGTCACCGTCGAAGTGACGATGGTCCGCAACGACCGCTCGGTGACCGTCGCCCGCAGCGAGGCTGACATCACCCGCGCCAGCGTCACGGCGATGGTCGACGCGCTCGATCGACTGCTGGCGGCCGACCAGCAGCCACTCGCGCCTGCTGACGACTAA